Proteins found in one Dryobates pubescens isolate bDryPub1 chromosome 1, bDryPub1.pri, whole genome shotgun sequence genomic segment:
- the SFRP2 gene encoding secreted frizzled-related protein 2, producing MQRRLCALLLLASHCLGSAAGLFPFGEPDFSYKRSNCKPIPAPMLLCRGIEYQSMRLPNLLGHETVQEVLEQASTWIPLVQKQCHPDTRKFLCSLFAPVCIDDLDEIIQPCHSLCEEVKESCAPVMSAFGFPWPDMLDCSRFPKDNDLCIPLASSDHILPVTREAPKVCDACKNKNEDDNDIVENLCKNDFALKIKVKEIAYINGDTKITPETKSKTIYKLNGLTERDLRKIVLWLKGGLQCTCDEMNDINVPYLVMGQKQAGELVITSLKRWQKGQRAFKRFSRSIRKLQC from the exons ATGCAGCGCCGCCTCTgcgccctgctcctgctggcgtCCCACTGCTTGGGCTCGGCCGCCGGGCTCTTCCCCTTCGGGGAGCCTGACTTCTCCTACAAGCGCTCCAACTGCAAGCCCATCCCCGCCCCGATGCTGCTCTGCCGGGGCATCGAGTATCAGAGCATGCGGCTGCCCAACCTGCTGGGGCATGAGACcgtgcaggaggtgctggagcaggcctcCACTTGGATCCCGCTGGTGCAGAAGCAGTGCCACCCAGACACCAGGAAGTTCCTCTGCTCCCTCTTTGCCCCCGTCTGCATCGACGACCTGGACgagatcatccagccctgcCACTCGCTCTGCGAGGAGGTGAAGGAGAGCTGCGCCCCGGTGATGTCCGCCTTCGGTTTCCCCTGGCCTGATATGCTGGACTGCAGCCGCTTCCCCAAGGACAATGACCTCTGCATCCCGCTGGCCAGCAGCGACCACATCCTCCCCGTCACCAGGGAAG CACCCAAGGTCTGCGATGCCTGcaaaaacaaaaatgaagacGATAACGACATCGTGGAAAACCTCTGCAAAAACGACTTTG CCTTGAAGATAAAAGTGAAGGAGATTGCCTACATCAATGGGGATACCAAGATCACCCCCGAAACAAAGAGCAAAACCATCTACAAGCTGAATGGGTTGACAGAAAGGGATCTGAGGAAGATTGTGCTCTGGCTCAAAGGTGGCCTGCAGTGTACCTGTGATGAGATGAACGACATCAACGTCCCCTACTTGGTGATGGGGCAAAAGCAAGCTGGGGAACTGGTTATCACCTCTCTGAAGCGGTGGCAGAAAGGGCAGCGGGCTTTCAAGCGCTTCTCCCGCAGCATCCGCAAACTCCAGTGTTAG